A segment of the Agrobacterium tumefaciens genome:
CCGAAGCCGGTTCCTGCTGCTTTCCGAGGATGCGAGCGCGGATCTGCGGCTCAATGTCCTCCGGCAGAACGGCCTCCAGCTTGCCGACCAGCCCGTCCAGGAACGGCTTGGACTTGGCCTGCGTGACCCATTCGGGCTGTGTCTTCACGTCAACCAGCCAGTTCCAGAAGGCAACGGCGACGACCAGCAGAAGAAGGCCGCGTGCCGCACCGAACAGGAAGCCCAGCGTGCGGTCGAGTGCACCGATGCGGCTGTCGATGATGAAATCGGCAATCCGCGAGGTGATGAAGGAAATAACGATAAGCGCCACGAGAAAGACAACGGCTGCAGAGCCGGCGATGGCGATCTTGTCGTCATCGGTATAGTTGCGCGCATAAGGCAACACGACCGGGTAGAGATAATAAGCCGCTGCAACCGAGCCGGCCCAGCTCGCGATGGACAGGATTTCCCGGGAAAAACCGCGCACCATTGCAAGAATAGCGGAGAAAAGAACAACGGCGATAACGATGCCGTCGAAAATTGTAATGGGCATATACCAACTCCGGAGGTGCGACGCCTTGTCAGGCGCTGCCTTGCCAATTTTGCGATCCTCTTACACCACTGTTCTGCCGGGCGAAAGGATCAATATTCGTCGTCCTCAGCCTGCTTGAACCGGTTACCCGAACCGGCGATGCGCGCCACAAGGTCGGGCAGGCTTTCAATTTCCGTCCAGCGCCCCTTGGCGCCTTTCGCCAATTCAGCCGAAGCGGAAGGCAGAAGTGCGGCGGGGAACCCGAGTTTCTCCGCTTCTTTCAATCTTTGGACCGTGTGTGCAACAGGTCGAACCGCGCCGGACAGGCTGATTTCGCCGAAATAGACGCAATCGGCAGGCAGGGCAAGACCGGCGAGCGATGAAACCAGTGCAGATGCGATGGCCATGTCGGCGGCGGGCTCCGATATCCGGTAGCCGCCCGCGACATTGAGATAGACATCGTGCTGTCCAAGCTTGACGCCACAATGAGCCTCGAGAACGGCCAGAATCATGGCAAGTCGTGAGGAATCCCAACCGACGACGGCACGTCGCGGCGTGCCGAGCGAAGTCGGCGCGACCAGTGCCTGTACCTCCACCAGCACGGGGCGTGTCCCTTCAATTC
Coding sequences within it:
- a CDS encoding CvpA family protein, which produces MPITIFDGIVIAVVLFSAILAMVRGFSREILSIASWAGSVAAAYYLYPVVLPYARNYTDDDKIAIAGSAAVVFLVALIVISFITSRIADFIIDSRIGALDRTLGFLFGAARGLLLLVVAVAFWNWLVDVKTQPEWVTQAKSKPFLDGLVGKLEAVLPEDIEPQIRARILGKQQEPASAQTPAEDVPATNPPATNN